One Microbacterium sp. zg-B96 genomic region harbors:
- a CDS encoding 1-phosphofructokinase codes for MIVTLTANPSLDRTVVLADPLQVGQVQVARAAREDAGGKGINVSRVVAASAVPTRAVLPLADDDPFAVALQTTALPSSLVPVAGHARANVTITDPAGVTTKINLPGAELTAADAAAVTAAVVSACADARWLVLAGSLPPGVADDFYVDVIDAVRSRWGSGAPRIAVDTSGPALRAVVERARPDLIKPNEHELAELAGVTLDPAVDLVSSVATIARGLVPTRVGAALVTLGGAGAVLITPDAVWAGTPPTIRVQSTVGAGDSSLAGYLIADVSAAEPHERLRSAIRYGAAAATLPGTQAPTPLDLPTGDVPVRALET; via the coding sequence ATGATCGTCACCCTCACTGCGAATCCCTCGCTCGACCGGACCGTCGTGCTCGCCGACCCGCTGCAGGTGGGTCAGGTGCAGGTGGCCCGCGCTGCGCGGGAGGATGCGGGCGGCAAGGGCATCAACGTGTCCCGCGTTGTCGCGGCATCCGCAGTCCCCACTCGTGCGGTGCTGCCCCTCGCTGACGACGACCCCTTCGCCGTTGCACTGCAGACCACGGCACTCCCCAGCAGCCTGGTGCCCGTCGCCGGGCACGCCCGCGCCAACGTGACCATCACCGATCCCGCCGGCGTGACCACGAAGATCAATCTTCCCGGCGCGGAGTTGACCGCAGCGGATGCCGCTGCGGTCACCGCCGCCGTCGTCAGCGCCTGTGCCGACGCCCGCTGGCTGGTTTTGGCCGGGTCGCTGCCGCCCGGGGTGGCCGACGACTTCTATGTCGACGTCATCGATGCGGTGCGATCACGCTGGGGAAGTGGGGCGCCGCGCATCGCGGTCGACACGTCCGGCCCCGCGCTGCGGGCCGTCGTCGAACGCGCCCGGCCCGACCTGATCAAACCGAACGAGCACGAACTGGCCGAACTCGCCGGCGTGACTCTCGACCCGGCCGTCGACCTGGTCTCCTCGGTAGCCACGATCGCGCGTGGGCTCGTGCCCACTCGCGTCGGAGCTGCGCTGGTGACCCTGGGCGGCGCCGGGGCCGTGCTCATCACACCGGATGCCGTCTGGGCGGGGACGCCGCCGACGATCCGGGTGCAGAGCACCGTCGGCGCCGGGGACAGTTCGCTGGCCGGCTACCTGATCGCAGACGTATCCGCCGCTGAACCACACGAAAGGCTGCGCAGCGCCATCCGTTACGGCGCTGCGGCAGCCACCCTGCCGGGCACGCAGGCCCCGACACCGCTGGATCTCCCCACCGGAGATGTGCCGGTTCGTGCCCTGGAAACCTGA
- a CDS encoding HPr family phosphocarrier protein — protein sequence MAERQATIASSSGLHARPAKLFVQAVQEKSVPVTIAVDGGPDLNAGSILSLMGLGASHGTVVTLKAEGDGAEQALDELAQLLETDLDAQ from the coding sequence ATGGCAGAACGCCAGGCCACCATCGCCAGCAGCTCCGGGCTGCACGCTCGCCCCGCGAAGCTGTTCGTTCAGGCGGTGCAGGAAAAGAGCGTCCCGGTGACGATCGCGGTCGACGGCGGGCCCGACCTCAACGCGGGCAGCATCCTGTCGCTCATGGGTCTCGGTGCTTCGCACGGCACCGTCGTGACGCTGAAGGCCGAGGGTGACGGCGCCGAGCAGGCGCTGGACGAGCTGGCGCAGCTGCTGGAGACCGATCTCGACGCGCAGTGA
- a CDS encoding MBL fold metallo-hydrolase, whose product MRVTKHEHACLRLERDGKTLIIDPGSFTLPLTDVKGLVGIVVTHEHADHWTPDHLDRLLALAADTPIFAPAGVAAAAPGYDITVVSPGDTVTLEPFTLTFFGGRHNVIHESIPVVDNVGVLVNDEFYYAGDSYAVPKGADVRLLAAPVGAPWLKIGEAMDFVLAVGPRRAFATHDMTLSRVGLQMGRARLKWATEQGGGEFLELEPGGTFDL is encoded by the coding sequence ATGCGAGTGACCAAGCACGAACACGCGTGCCTGCGCCTGGAGCGCGACGGCAAGACGCTGATCATCGACCCCGGCAGTTTCACCCTCCCCCTCACAGACGTCAAAGGGCTCGTGGGAATCGTGGTGACGCACGAGCACGCCGACCACTGGACACCCGATCACCTCGATCGGCTGCTGGCTCTCGCCGCGGACACCCCGATCTTCGCCCCGGCGGGGGTGGCCGCGGCCGCCCCGGGGTACGACATCACCGTGGTCTCCCCCGGCGACACCGTGACGCTCGAACCGTTCACCCTCACGTTCTTCGGCGGCCGTCACAACGTCATCCACGAGTCCATCCCCGTCGTCGACAACGTCGGGGTGCTCGTCAACGACGAGTTCTACTACGCCGGCGACTCGTATGCCGTGCCGAAGGGCGCCGATGTACGCCTGCTCGCGGCGCCTGTCGGAGCGCCCTGGCTCAAGATCGGCGAGGCGATGGACTTCGTCCTGGCCGTCGGGCCACGTCGTGCGTTCGCCACCCACGACATGACGCTGTCGCGGGTCGGCCTGCAGATGGGCCGCGCCCGGCTGAAGTGGGCCACCGAACAGGGTGGCGGTGAGTTCTTGGAGCTCGAGCCGGGCGGGACTTTCGACCTCTGA
- a CDS encoding DeoR/GlpR family DNA-binding transcription regulator has protein sequence MYAMERHRLIEHLVSQDGRVAVVNLAERFGVTTETVRRDLDQLERSGALRRVHGGAVARGRTSVVEPSLAERSSQRGAAKLAIASRALDVLGDGFRGSIFLDAGTTTAAVATLLPTRLAETGGSAEVVTHAMSIASSLAGSPRISLTVIGGRVRGLTAAAVGAHTVRAIEELRPDVAFIGTNGLSAAFGLSTPDPDEASVKRAIVRSSRRVVLVTDAEKFDAELLVGFAGLEDIDILTTDRAPEAGLAVALDEAGTEVWTA, from the coding sequence GTGTATGCAATGGAGCGCCACCGGCTGATCGAGCATTTGGTCTCCCAGGACGGGCGCGTCGCCGTGGTCAACCTCGCCGAGCGCTTCGGCGTCACCACTGAGACGGTGCGCCGCGACCTGGACCAGCTCGAGCGCTCGGGCGCATTGCGCCGCGTGCACGGCGGCGCCGTCGCGCGCGGTCGCACCAGCGTGGTCGAACCCTCGCTCGCGGAACGCTCCTCCCAGCGCGGTGCCGCGAAGCTGGCGATCGCCAGTCGGGCACTCGATGTCCTCGGCGACGGATTCCGCGGGTCGATCTTCCTCGACGCGGGCACCACGACCGCTGCTGTCGCGACGCTCCTTCCCACCAGGCTCGCCGAAACCGGCGGCTCCGCCGAGGTCGTCACCCATGCCATGTCGATCGCCAGCAGCCTCGCCGGGTCGCCCCGCATCTCGCTCACCGTCATCGGCGGGCGCGTGCGCGGTCTCACCGCCGCCGCGGTCGGCGCACACACCGTCCGCGCGATCGAGGAACTGCGCCCCGACGTCGCGTTCATCGGCACGAACGGGCTGTCTGCCGCGTTCGGGCTGAGCACCCCCGACCCCGACGAGGCGAGCGTGAAGCGGGCCATCGTGCGCAGTTCGCGCCGTGTGGTGTTGGTCACCGATGCCGAGAAATTCGATGCGGAGCTGCTGGTGGGATTCGCAGGGCTCGAGGACATCGACATCCTCACCACCGACCGTGCTCCCGAAGCGGGACTCGCCGTGGCACTGGATGAAGCCGGAACGGAGGTGTGGACCGCATGA
- a CDS encoding wax ester/triacylglycerol synthase domain-containing protein: MPWQTLARVDAANLVLDHAGQVNVFLIAGVAEPGGFLGGDGSVDLALLRADLAERVVEIPELRQVLATDRRGRHGWSDRAPDLDAHVRLLPPLADLGDLQQRCAQLMSEPLPRDRPLWELLLLPGAGAGRAAFILRIHHAIADGAAAVQLVRRLFAAPGARDAESPPAVADDRSATPWDVRRALVALRRIVATVAGRGTGATVLTGERSATHGVAFCRADVATLRARGAEHGATVNDVLLSAVAAGYRALLTADGLPAPREVTVSIPVALARRGAARNQVGVMLVALPLSDMTPEARLAAIAARTRREKVQARAQGTLELMRGPIGARIMDRVAARQTLVDGFVTDVPGPRGALSLAGAPVLSVWPVAVLAANVRLGVAAVSYRGSLWCGIHFDAGHVHGETFATAMRADLAAAPPPTR, translated from the coding sequence ATGCCGTGGCAGACACTCGCGCGGGTTGACGCGGCGAACCTCGTGCTCGACCACGCGGGGCAGGTGAACGTGTTCCTCATCGCCGGCGTCGCGGAACCCGGCGGTTTTCTCGGCGGGGACGGCTCCGTCGACCTCGCCCTGCTGCGCGCCGACCTCGCGGAGCGCGTCGTCGAGATCCCGGAACTGCGCCAAGTGCTCGCCACGGACCGGCGGGGTCGGCACGGCTGGAGCGACCGCGCCCCCGACCTGGATGCGCACGTTCGGCTGCTGCCGCCGTTGGCCGATCTCGGCGACCTGCAGCAGCGGTGCGCGCAGCTGATGAGCGAACCTTTGCCGCGCGATCGCCCGCTCTGGGAACTGCTGTTGCTGCCCGGCGCGGGCGCGGGGCGTGCCGCGTTCATCCTGCGCATCCACCACGCCATCGCAGACGGGGCAGCCGCCGTGCAGCTGGTCCGCCGGCTGTTCGCCGCGCCCGGAGCGCGGGATGCCGAGTCGCCGCCTGCCGTCGCGGACGACCGCAGTGCGACGCCCTGGGATGTACGCCGCGCGCTGGTCGCCCTGCGGCGCATCGTCGCCACCGTCGCCGGGCGTGGCACCGGGGCGACGGTGCTGACCGGCGAGCGCAGCGCGACCCACGGCGTCGCGTTCTGCCGGGCGGACGTTGCGACGCTTCGCGCACGCGGGGCGGAGCACGGCGCCACCGTGAACGATGTGCTGCTCTCGGCGGTCGCGGCCGGCTATCGGGCGCTGCTCACCGCGGATGGCCTGCCGGCACCTCGGGAAGTCACCGTCTCGATCCCGGTCGCGTTGGCCAGGCGCGGCGCCGCCCGCAACCAGGTCGGCGTCATGCTGGTCGCGCTCCCGCTGTCGGACATGACACCCGAGGCGCGACTGGCCGCCATCGCGGCACGGACCCGCCGTGAGAAGGTGCAGGCACGCGCGCAGGGAACCCTCGAACTGATGCGCGGCCCCATCGGCGCGCGGATCATGGACCGCGTCGCCGCGCGGCAGACGCTCGTCGACGGGTTCGTCACCGACGTCCCCGGGCCGCGGGGAGCCCTGAGCCTTGCCGGAGCACCCGTGCTGTCGGTGTGGCCGGTCGCGGTGCTCGCGGCGAACGTGCGGCTGGGCGTGGCCGCGGTCTCCTACCGTGGGTCGCTGTGGTGTGGCATCCACTTCGACGCCGGCCACGTCCACGGGGAGACGTTCGCCACTGCGATGCGCGCTGACTTGGCCGCTGCACCGCCCCCGACCCGCTGA
- a CDS encoding sigma-70 family RNA polymerase sigma factor, with the protein MGEQPGDAALVTLAAGGSEQAFRTLYRAYVRPVYWVAHGLVGTAVDAEDVTQETFLAAWRKLPGLQLAGPSLLPWLVTICRFQAANRVRRLRRDREHTADAVDQHLPDTVDVEQQVIGQDLADRILAAVAELTPLDQQIFRLCAAEGYAYQAAAEELGVGHGVVRNRLSRIRTRLRTEVGTEST; encoded by the coding sequence ATGGGCGAGCAGCCGGGCGACGCGGCACTGGTGACGCTGGCCGCGGGTGGATCGGAACAGGCGTTCCGCACGCTTTACCGTGCGTACGTGCGCCCGGTGTATTGGGTCGCTCACGGGCTGGTGGGTACCGCCGTCGACGCCGAGGACGTCACGCAGGAGACGTTCCTCGCGGCGTGGCGCAAGCTCCCCGGCCTGCAGTTGGCCGGGCCCTCGCTGCTGCCTTGGCTGGTGACGATCTGCCGTTTCCAGGCAGCGAACCGGGTGCGCAGACTGCGGCGTGACCGCGAGCACACCGCCGATGCGGTGGACCAGCACCTGCCGGACACCGTCGACGTGGAGCAGCAGGTCATCGGTCAGGACCTCGCCGACCGGATCCTCGCCGCCGTGGCAGAGCTGACGCCGCTGGACCAGCAGATCTTCCGGCTGTGCGCGGCAGAGGGATACGCCTATCAGGCGGCAGCCGAGGAACTGGGTGTCGGCCACGGCGTCGTACGCAACCGTCTCTCCCGCATCCGCACCCGGTTGCGGACCGAGGTCGGAACGGAGAGCACATGA
- a CDS encoding alpha/beta hydrolase: MATAPRLPTPAELRACLAESPRTVTTAVGPVEYAERGDGEPVLSIHGTLGGWDQGLVSAEFLRVNGFRIIAPSRPGYLGTPLASGRTFAEQGDALAALLDALDVDSIIVLALSGGGPAAYELAARHRDRVARLVQVDAVCIPGRIPRAAVRIAARDGLAKAQLWLLRHAPKTTLAALLRMSGIDSGKIVARRAAALAAVPGRIAPLEVTLQASLGAARRRQGLDNDLMPFTPAPVARIRCPTLIVHARSDRNVPPVNAEYAHERIAGSELYWMDGSHVAFALEAADTAPAYVVNWLRGSE, from the coding sequence ATGGCCACCGCGCCCAGACTTCCCACGCCGGCCGAACTTCGCGCCTGCCTGGCGGAGTCGCCGCGGACCGTGACGACAGCGGTGGGACCGGTCGAGTATGCCGAACGCGGGGATGGCGAGCCGGTGCTGTCCATCCACGGCACGCTCGGCGGGTGGGATCAGGGACTCGTCTCCGCGGAGTTCCTTCGTGTGAACGGATTCCGCATCATCGCGCCGAGCAGACCCGGGTACCTGGGGACGCCGCTGGCGAGCGGCCGCACCTTCGCCGAGCAGGGCGACGCGCTCGCGGCACTGCTGGACGCGCTCGACGTCGACAGCATCATCGTGCTCGCGCTCTCCGGCGGCGGCCCCGCCGCCTACGAACTGGCAGCCCGCCACCGCGACCGGGTGGCGCGCCTCGTTCAAGTGGACGCCGTGTGCATTCCCGGCCGGATACCGCGCGCGGCGGTACGCATCGCCGCACGCGACGGTCTCGCCAAGGCGCAGCTCTGGCTGCTGCGCCATGCACCGAAGACGACCCTGGCCGCCCTCCTCCGCATGAGCGGCATAGACAGCGGCAAGATCGTCGCCCGACGCGCCGCGGCACTCGCTGCCGTTCCGGGCCGCATTGCGCCGCTGGAGGTGACGCTTCAGGCGTCGCTCGGCGCGGCGCGGCGCCGCCAGGGGCTGGACAACGACCTCATGCCGTTCACTCCCGCACCGGTGGCGCGCATCAGGTGCCCGACGCTGATCGTGCACGCCCGCTCGGACAGGAACGTCCCGCCGGTCAATGCCGAGTACGCCCACGAGCGCATCGCCGGCTCCGAGCTGTACTGGATGGACGGCTCCCACGTCGCGTTCGCCCTGGAGGCCGCCGACACGGCGCCGGCGTACGTGGTGAACTGGCTGCGCGGGAGCGAATGA
- a CDS encoding fructose-specific PTS transporter subunit EIIC produces the protein MTQTITPELVSLDESLGNDKQSVIRALAARVVAQGRASDTHALFTDAWAREQKDETGLPGGIAIPHAKSAAVSEPSLAFARLSPGVPFGAPDGPADLVFLIAAPEGAAEAHLAVLSRLARSLMQEEFTSGLRAAATPDEVVHIVRRAIGEEPDATAPAATATGATAATTAAAATEPTVAAPAAVAASTGGVAPELTVDGRPARIVAVTACATGIAHTFMAADALTAAGNKAGIDLIVEPQGSSGYKALPKDVIDQADAVIFATDVDVREPQRFAGKPLVRSGVKRGIEQPAQMIEEAVAAAKDPGAQRVTATATSSSADTASERPGVGARIQRWLLTGVSYMIPFVAGGGLLMALGFLLGGYEVSNDAASVIIENSLWQLPAGGLGQYLGSVAFMIGSTSMNFLVPALAGYIAYAIADRPGIAPGFVAGAVALLMNAGFIGGIVGGLLAGGVAWWIGKLDAPRWLRGLMPVVIIPLVASIVASGLMVLFLGRPIAWLMEQMTNGLNDLAATGLIVLVGVILGLMMCFDLGGPVNKVAYAFAVAGLGTASATNTTPYLIMAAVMCAGMVPPLAMALASTVLGRQLFTPVERENGKAAWLLGASFISEGAIPFAAADPLRVIPASMVGGAVTGALSMIFAVESRAPHGGIFVFFAIDPIWGFLVALAAGTVVTALIVVALKKWVAPKELAEAEAAPAAQAPATV, from the coding sequence ATGACCCAGACAATCACCCCAGAACTGGTCAGCCTCGACGAGTCCCTGGGAAACGACAAGCAGTCGGTGATCCGCGCGCTGGCGGCGCGGGTCGTCGCTCAGGGGCGCGCAAGCGACACCCACGCACTGTTCACCGATGCGTGGGCGCGAGAGCAGAAGGATGAGACCGGGCTGCCCGGTGGCATCGCGATCCCGCACGCCAAGAGCGCCGCGGTCTCGGAGCCCTCGCTCGCCTTCGCCCGGCTGTCTCCCGGGGTGCCGTTCGGCGCGCCCGACGGCCCCGCCGACCTGGTGTTCCTCATTGCCGCCCCCGAGGGCGCCGCGGAGGCGCATCTGGCCGTGCTCTCTCGGCTCGCCCGGTCCCTCATGCAGGAGGAGTTCACCTCGGGCCTGCGCGCGGCGGCCACCCCTGACGAGGTCGTGCACATCGTGCGGCGGGCGATCGGGGAAGAGCCGGACGCCACGGCCCCCGCAGCAACGGCGACTGGGGCGACCGCCGCGACGACCGCCGCCGCGGCCACCGAGCCGACCGTCGCTGCCCCCGCGGCCGTGGCGGCATCCACCGGGGGTGTCGCCCCGGAGCTGACCGTCGACGGGCGCCCGGCGCGCATCGTCGCGGTGACGGCCTGCGCGACCGGCATCGCCCACACCTTCATGGCGGCCGACGCCCTCACTGCTGCAGGCAACAAGGCGGGTATCGATCTCATCGTCGAGCCGCAGGGCTCCAGCGGCTACAAGGCCCTCCCGAAGGACGTGATCGATCAGGCGGATGCCGTGATCTTCGCGACCGACGTCGACGTGCGGGAGCCCCAGCGGTTCGCCGGCAAACCGCTCGTGCGATCCGGCGTGAAACGCGGCATTGAGCAGCCTGCCCAGATGATCGAAGAGGCGGTCGCCGCGGCGAAAGACCCCGGCGCCCAGCGGGTGACCGCGACTGCGACGAGCAGCTCCGCCGACACGGCATCCGAGCGACCCGGCGTGGGTGCCCGCATCCAGCGCTGGCTGCTGACCGGTGTCAGCTACATGATCCCCTTCGTCGCCGGCGGCGGACTGCTGATGGCGCTGGGCTTCCTCCTCGGCGGCTACGAGGTGAGCAACGACGCGGCATCCGTCATCATCGAGAACTCGCTCTGGCAGCTGCCCGCGGGCGGGCTCGGGCAATACCTGGGCTCGGTCGCCTTCATGATCGGCAGTACGTCGATGAATTTCCTCGTACCTGCCCTCGCCGGGTACATCGCCTATGCGATCGCCGATCGGCCGGGTATCGCGCCCGGCTTCGTCGCGGGTGCTGTCGCACTGCTGATGAACGCGGGGTTCATCGGCGGTATCGTCGGCGGTCTCCTGGCCGGTGGTGTCGCGTGGTGGATCGGCAAGCTGGACGCCCCTCGGTGGCTGCGCGGGCTCATGCCGGTTGTGATCATCCCGCTGGTCGCGTCGATCGTGGCATCGGGGCTCATGGTGCTCTTCCTCGGCCGGCCCATCGCCTGGCTCATGGAGCAGATGACCAACGGTCTGAACGATCTCGCCGCCACCGGGCTGATCGTCCTGGTGGGTGTGATCCTCGGGCTCATGATGTGCTTCGACCTGGGGGGCCCCGTCAACAAGGTCGCCTATGCGTTCGCCGTCGCCGGCCTCGGCACCGCCTCGGCGACGAACACCACGCCGTACCTCATCATGGCCGCGGTCATGTGCGCCGGTATGGTGCCGCCGTTGGCGATGGCCCTGGCCTCCACCGTGCTCGGCCGCCAGCTGTTCACTCCGGTCGAACGCGAGAACGGCAAGGCTGCGTGGCTGCTGGGTGCATCGTTCATCTCCGAGGGCGCGATCCCGTTCGCCGCGGCAGACCCGCTGCGCGTGATCCCGGCGTCGATGGTCGGCGGGGCGGTCACGGGCGCGTTGAGTATGATCTTCGCTGTCGAGTCCCGAGCGCCCCACGGCGGGATCTTCGTCTTCTTCGCCATCGACCCCATCTGGGGGTTCCTGGTGGCGCTGGCGGCAGGTACCGTCGTGACTGCGCTTATCGTCGTAGCCCTGAAGAAGTGGGTTGCCCCGAAAGAACTCGCCGAAGCCGAAGCGGCGCCTGCCGCGCAGGCTCCGGCGACCGTTTGA
- a CDS encoding DUF4349 domain-containing protein has protein sequence MNDTTGKPENPTGLPELSDASVTRIEDAVFSEIAAVRRADDEADRRRRARRGRWWIAGGAAAVVVVVAAAIAPSIGGIVRGTSGSDSMEAGDFTTTETWEGAESMPEWIAPEAAPDAAVGASGGDVQAVEGSAREVIATATATLEVTDADSAARDAAEAIAAAAEASGGYVESLSIGGAAVDTGATGGVIREMTTTIPYPPSGTWISVRIPADELQSTIAGLAEHGTVTASQISRQDVTTQTVDLRARIASAQASVDRLTDLMAQAGSLADLIAAESALAERQAELESWQQQLEYLDQQVALSSLSVSIVTPPERVEADPAGFGDGLAAGWNGLVATVNGIVIALGFLLPWLAVAALVALLVWLTLRIARRRRSPSPPADPTPTPTP, from the coding sequence ATGAACGACACGACTGGGAAGCCGGAGAACCCCACTGGGCTGCCCGAGCTGAGCGACGCGTCGGTGACGCGCATCGAGGATGCCGTCTTCAGCGAGATCGCCGCGGTGCGCCGCGCCGACGACGAAGCCGACCGGCGCCGACGCGCCCGGCGGGGCCGGTGGTGGATCGCCGGAGGCGCCGCCGCGGTCGTGGTGGTCGTGGCGGCGGCTATCGCGCCGTCGATCGGCGGCATCGTGCGCGGGACCAGTGGGAGCGACTCCATGGAAGCCGGCGACTTCACGACGACCGAGACGTGGGAGGGCGCGGAGTCGATGCCCGAATGGATCGCTCCGGAGGCGGCACCGGATGCTGCTGTGGGAGCCTCCGGCGGCGACGTCCAGGCGGTGGAGGGGTCGGCGCGCGAGGTGATCGCGACCGCCACTGCCACCCTCGAGGTGACCGACGCCGACAGTGCGGCCAGGGACGCGGCCGAGGCGATCGCGGCCGCCGCAGAGGCATCCGGGGGTTACGTCGAATCGCTGAGCATCGGAGGGGCCGCGGTGGACACCGGCGCCACCGGCGGTGTGATCCGGGAGATGACCACGACGATCCCGTACCCCCCGTCGGGCACCTGGATCAGCGTGCGCATTCCGGCCGACGAACTGCAGAGCACGATCGCCGGTCTGGCGGAGCACGGCACGGTCACCGCATCCCAGATCTCTCGGCAGGATGTCACCACGCAGACTGTTGATCTGCGTGCGCGTATCGCGTCGGCTCAGGCATCCGTCGATCGCCTCACCGACCTGATGGCGCAGGCGGGGTCGCTCGCCGACCTGATCGCGGCCGAAAGCGCCCTCGCCGAGCGCCAGGCCGAACTGGAGTCGTGGCAGCAGCAGCTGGAGTACCTCGACCAGCAGGTGGCGCTGTCGTCACTGTCGGTGAGCATCGTGACGCCGCCCGAGCGGGTCGAGGCCGATCCCGCCGGGTTCGGCGACGGTCTGGCCGCAGGCTGGAACGGTCTGGTCGCCACAGTCAACGGCATCGTCATCGCGCTGGGGTTCCTCCTCCCCTGGCTCGCCGTCGCCGCCCTGGTGGCCCTGCTGGTGTGGCTCACCCTCCGCATCGCCCGCCGCCGCCGCTCCCCCTCCCCGCCCGCGGACCCCACCCCCACCCCCACCCCGTGA